acctgaagcaaatactcaccaacaaccacatacacaacagaaccactaacccaggaacttatccttgcaacaaagcccgttgccaattgtgcccacatatctattcaggggacaccatcacagggcctaataacatcagccacactatcagaggctcgttcacctgcacatccaccaatgtgatctatgccatcatgtgccagcaatgcccctctgccatgtacattggtcaaactggacagtctctacgtaaaagaataaatggacacaaatcagatgtcaagaattataacattcataaaccagtcggagaacacttcaatctctctggtcacgcaatcacagacatgaaggtcgctatcttaaaacaaaaaaacttcaaatccagactccagcgagaaactgctgaattggaattcatttgcaaattggatactattaatttaggcttaaatagagactgggagtggctaagtcattatgcaaggtagcctgtttcctcttgttttttcctaccccccccccagatgctctggtttaacttggatttaaacctggagaatggtcagtttagatgagctattaccagcaggagagtgagtttgtgtgtgtatgggggcgggggggatgtgagaaaaccttgatctatgcaggaaatagcccgacttgattatgttaagagttgtcactttggatgggctagcaccagcaggagagtgaatttgtgtgggggggtggagggtgagaaaacctggatttgtgctggaaatggcccacctgttgatcactttagataagctattaccagcaggacagtggggtgggaggaggtattgtttcatgatttctgtgtgtatataaagtctgctgcagtttccacggtaaacatctgatgaagtgagctgtagctcacgaaagctcatgctcaaataaattggttagtctctaaggtgccacaagtactccttttctttttgcgaatacagactaacacggctgttcctctgaaaccttaaatattAATATCTTTCACATGGAATTTTAGCAGTAGAATACATCTAGAACATTTCCCCCCATGATCCCAATCCACCTTCCAACCCTTACCAGCTGCCAAATTCCCCAAACACTCCCTTTCCATCAGCCAAGACCTCCAGCATACCATGGCCAATATCTGCAATGCTATTGCATGTCAACACAAGACCATACAATATGGTGATATTTGTGGGGCGTAATGAATGGCGTATATAAATAAGGAATGCTGTACCGTTGTGTTACTTGATTCCCTAATTAATGCATTCACTTCCATATGATTACCCGAAGCTGCCATGCTATTGCCAGTCTTGCTGCAGAATTCCAGGCCAATTACAAGGTACACAGGACCAGGCTAGAAGGTGTACAATTGAGGTCCATTAGCTTAAACTGCCTACAATTCCCCATTTAAAAACTGGTTCCTAATACAGTATGAGCAGGCTCCATGGCTGGGGGATTGACTGAAAAAGCTAAatctttggttttttgtttttttaaaagaagtgttcAAGACTAGAGCCAGCCTTTTCAGCTTGTATTTATAGAGTTAGTACATAGGACAGTTTGGCCCCAACCCAAGGAATCCCTGACTCAGTTATGACGCCATTGGAATATCATCAACATGAGTCGGGGGACAGGGAGTTTGTGGGAGAGTAAGATAGGGATTCTTCTACATGATAACATGCTAAAGCCAAACTGCATGTTGGTATGAGGTGGTATTCTGCTTAGGATATTGGTCTAACTGCTGAAAGACCGTACAATAGGAAAGCAGAAAACTCCATTCTCGGTGTCCCACTAGCTTTATTGCTGTGTTTCAATGCAGCAGCATCCAACTGTCAATTACAAACAAGGCATGAGTGTATTTTCATATACAAGGCAGGTAGGTATCGTTAGACCTTGTTTtacaaaaaggggaaactgaggaacagaggtGAAGAGTCACTTGCCCAAGATCGCAGTGAGCCAGTGGTAGAGTAAAGCACAGGTTTGTCCCAGTTCCCAAGtctgtgctctagccactagctGACGCTGCAGGGGGGAGAAGCTCTTTCAGAACAAGGGAATCTGCACACATTTTTGGCTTCtctattagagagagaaggaacTCTACTGTGCCGACATCTAATTCAAATCCCCAAAGTAGCTTGCACACAAAATATATAGTTGATGGTTAGTGAGTTATCAAGCTTCAGAGACTTGATATACACATATCCTCCCTCCTGAGCTTTCATTGGATAGAGGAGACAGGCATTTAAGGGTTAACTCTTTTCACAGCTTGCTTAAAAATATCTGAGACAGAGGCAGGCATAACAGCCAATTCattgttaataaatatattttttttattttacagacaCATTTTCttcaagtttttgtttttaaaatacatcactAAACCAGCTCTCTTGCTGCTGAAACACGTAGGTTGGACTGTATTACCCTGGCTATCACACAAGTGAACACGACTGCCTGGGGTGGTATGCCCAGGAGGAGCAGCTTTGAGAACATGGAGGAGCAGAGGACATTAATAAAGCCACAGACCTCTTGCTGACACATTTCCCATCAACAAGCGTGGCTGGTGGCCTAAGGCCATCTTTCAGCTACACACATGCCAAGCATGCCTTGGCAAACATTTCAATTGATAAGAGTTCATATTCACTGTCTGGATCTCCATTGTATAGCCTTCCCATACCATGGATTTGGTTCCCCCAATAACGAGCCTGAACCTGTGATGTACTGAGCATcttctgcaaggtgctaagcaccctcaactcccactgaagtcaatgggaccagacAGTGCATGACAGCTTACAGGATCAGACCCCAAGGAATCTACTCTCTTCAATGCATTTGCATAACTCCAAAAGCAAAATTGAAGATGCACATGAAGACAAGACTCCTAATTTTGGAAACACTCTAATCCACTTCCAGCATtcacagtaaaataaataattctgtttcTGATGTGGCCAATTTGTAGAGAGgggccttttttgttttgttttctaaaaagcCATCTAACAAAACTCCCACAAATCAGCCACTACCTATAAAAAAGGTACGATCTCAAACTTTAGAAAACAGAGTAACGCCCAAAAAGCAATTCCTCATTTTGATGACTTGCACGTTTTATCTTCACATTTCTAATAAGCACCAACCCAATTCATAAAAATCCAGCTCCATTTGGATTGGAGTTATGTCTCTCTGAAGAAGACAGCCAGATTGATCATTCAATCCCATTATTACAGTGTATTTTGGTGCTTTTGTTGCCAACAAGGGGCATTGCGCTGGAAAAACGACTCCTAGCACAGACTAGTTAATGATACTAGCAATGCTTCATTCATGAAAAGGTCCTTGGTCAGTCAGTACTAGGTTTAAAAAGGCTGACAAGTAGTCGAATCATGACTTGAGAGTTAGAACATATGACACATCTGTCACTTTCAAGCTAAAGAGTTGATATCTCCCCCTTTAAAACAGGATATGAAATTTCATTGCAAAAGCAGGAGCACAACCCAAGAGATTCAGATTtgatttcttccctccccccttatAAAATATGCATAAGTCTTTGACTGCATGCTCAGGAAGCACTGATCAATCTATTTGCAAAAATGTACAAAACTGAACAATAAAAAAGTTTCAGTAATCTGCGACCATCTGTTCAAGCCTGTCTGGAAACCTGTAACAGATATTTAAATACTACAGCACAAAAGgtgtttaaacaattttaaaacacCAGAAGCAATCCATTAAGATAGCCgtgtttttataaaaaaaaaaaaccaccaactcTCTTCAACGGTGCTCAGTCCGAAGAAGGATGGATTAGTGTTTCAGCCATGGATGAgcttcaatggaagctttgcTCCTGTCTCCATAATCATACAATAGTTCTTCACCCACTTTAATGTCTCGCGAGGCTATCAGTATGAGATGAGGTACGCCGTCAATATCATGAAGCTTTGTTTGACAATTGCCACATTTGCTGTGATTAATCAGCCTTCCCAGACGATTAGTCTCTTTTGTAGCATCGACACTGAAAGAACAAACACAGATTGTAAGATTTCTGCACAGCACACACAAAAGTCACACTCACTACTAGAAGAGGTTAAATCTGCACTGAAAATCAAGAAATGAAAGAAATTGTGTGCAGTCAGCACAAGgcttgaaaacagaaaaaaaaaatactaaagatCCTGATGCCACTACTGCCCTGATAGGCAGAACAAGCTTAGCCAAACTGCTCTTGCAAATCTAATTACCACAAGTCAACCCCCCATGGCATACGTTCATCACAACTTTACGTCTTTCAACTCAACCATGGATTTCTTCTAGAACTGACATCTTAGAGTCATTTACTGAGCTTTTTGTGGAGCCCTTTCTTCTCTAGATGTTGCTTCCTCCCCATTAGCAGCCATCAAGCAACCACCCAGAAGGGCCTGCAGTCTTACACAGCTTCCTCAGAAGATAAGGTGGAAGGTATGTATTGTGCCAGCCAGGAAAAGGATGCACAGCTACCAATAAAGACCCCTGCTCCTTTAAGACTGGATACACTTAAGTGTCCAACACATGCTCAGTCTCCACTGACCTGGGAATATTCCCAAAGTTGGTCCACACGTTGCTATGCCACAGCATCTACCTGAAGATGTATAGTGCCTATCACTATAGCATCTCAACTTAGGTGTCACTGGGACAGCATAGTAGAAGTCAGACTGTTACAATCTAGAATTGTCAAACATATTAAATATGAGGACTGTTACAAGACTACTTAAATTCCAATATTTAATAGATCCTAGTTACTGATTTAATCAGCTGCAGCAATTTTAAGTAAATCATGGTATATTACTACTCTCTTCAATTCTTGACCTGTTTTTACAAGCAAAAATCCAGCCTGGTGAGGAAGGTTAACATATAGAGGTAAATAAAGCTAGTCAGAAAGCCAGATTCTTAGCTCTGCTGCTGGTCTATGAACCTCAAATCCCAGATCTATCCACTAAAACATATGGTCTCTTAATTCCAATTTCACTCATTATAACCAGAAGAGATGATGCCCAGCATGTAGTTTTGAATGTTTAAGCAATAGGAGTGAAAAAATGTAttcaaataaaaagcaaatatctCAAGGTAAATCTTGAGCTTGGAACTTTTACACTTTGCAGGAAAACTGAAAGATCTGGCACCTTCAAAGCTTCATCCACTTATTCCATTATTATATTCCTTATataaaaagaactttaaaaaaacacaatcaAAAGCTTACCAGTACATTTTGCTTAAATACTGAAAATAGTACATATAGCAGCCTGTGGATGGATCTTGGGCATACACAGCTTCTCGCTTTTTAGCATCCATGATCTCTATGAGATCCCCATGATATTCTACCACAAATTCTCCTCGACTGAAGTGTCTGGTAGCAATTACCCCTCTCCCTTTACCATCAATGAAATCAATCTGTCAAGGAGAAAAGGAGCTCAGTTAGCAAAGTAAATCTATTTCCTACCTATCTGGGGGAAAGGGAACCTACAAGGATTTGTCGTTGAGACGTTAGCACCAATATTAGAGTGTGGCACATATGAACAAGTATTTTAGATAGCAAGATATGGCAACATATTGCACACCTTTAGGGGAGATACATGGGATGAACTTAGGGATGCAGATCACCAGATATTTAGATAGACTGTTTCCTAGATAAAAAAGACCAATGTCAACCGGACAGTAAATGCAGAAAAGTGGGATTAGTCCTCTTTTTATAGcaattatttgttttctttgagCAGTGGGGGTGGAGTTAGTCTTTCCATTGCAGACTAGGAGATACCCTCAGTGTCCAATTTGGCTGCAACACAAAATAACAGTTAGAGATGCAGAAAGGTCTATCATGGAAGCTAGTCTAGTCCAGAGCCAATACAGTCTTGTTCCCTACAACATATTCTCTATTTTATTATCTAATCCATCACTTCATTGGATCACTATTCCACTGCCTAACACAAACAAGGGAAGTTTTTCTGCTACTAGCACAGAAGTTTCCTTATTAATTCGAACACATCACTTTTCGATGTAGCCTTTCAAATACCCTAAATGATTTTTTCAAACATTAAAGACTGAGCAGCCTCAGGAGTTCTGATCAGATAATATGAAGTCTAGAAATTAAGTTTtagtttcccccacacacaccagttTAGCAGGGACAAGAAGTACACTCTTACTTCTGAAAGGGAAAAACAGCAACAAGACCCCGCAAGCAGTGAGTAGACTTAACTTCAGTAATTGTGATACTAGCTAATAAACGGATAGTGGCTCTCCTATCAGGACACTCCCATTCAATGCCACATGGAAAAGCCTACGTATGCTGTTCAGTGACATACCAATAAACTTTTACCATACAGATACCGCGTCATGCTATTTAAGCTGGTGTTGCAGTTACCTTCATTCCTTCTTCTTTCCCACTTTCAATTAATTCATCTATTCTCCTCTTTTCCtcagtctgcaaaaagaaaaacccaTAGTATTGCTACTAGGATTTCTGCAGGGTTTTTTAAGCTAAGTGTTTTAGGAAGGTGTTTATCCGGTAATCTCACTTTTCTAAGCACTCTGTGCTGCTCTATTTAGAGTTCAAGCATGTCAGTTTTGTCAGAAATATTACAACATTGCAAAGAAAATTTCAAATTGCACTCCAGGAATGTGCAGTTTTTCCTATATGAGCAGCTGGAAGGCATCATAAAGAAATCCAAATTTAGGTTTTGCTGTTTATGAAGAAGTGTTACTTTACATAGTTATACTGTGCATTTGTTGTTTGCTCTTTACCTGAGATCTATCCTAGATAGTACTTTGGAGATTACAAGTACCTGCATTCATCCTACAAAGTTTTCATTTGACTAGCAGTATGGAAAACTGCCAGGATTCGATGGGTTATACAAAAAGCACTACCTGCAATTCAGTTTTGCTCTTCCGGGAACTTCTTCTAACAGGGTAATAGTCTGTCACTTTTCGATTCTGTGATGTTTTTCCTTGCGCTCTGAGGGATAAGGAAAAGATACATAAATACTTCAGCTTTTCTGGCCTCACTGTCCTAACCCAAAAAGGTCAAGAAGCTTTTCCTTCCAAGACAGTGATTTGAGAGATGGCTGGTCAgaactaaagattttttttttaatctgcaccCTTCATTCTGATACAACACCTTGTACACCTCCATACTTCCCCACCTGGCCTCATTACCAGTACTTCAGCTCAAACTCTTGAGATGAGGAAAAAAAGCAGGTATTTCTAGAAGTGTAGAGAATTAGCTCAAATTACTATTATAATATACTATTATATTATACTGTGTGTGTCTCAACCTAAGATGCTCTAGAATTTCCATCATTAAAGCTGCTCCATGGTTGGCTGCAGTGGGAGATGGAAGCATCCATCACACGGTGAAACCTTGGCTTATGCTACTCATGCAAAAGTGAGCTTAGATACCAGCTCAGCCATCAGACCACTAGCTATAAAGGCAATATCCTGGGTCTGGCCAAAGAACTTCTTGTTTTGCCCCCCTCAAAAATGAGGTCTTAACCACTTTTGTTAGTTCCCATTAGTTAAGATTAGTGGAAATGCTCACCAATTTATACACAAGCTAGAAAGCAGTAGGttcaagaaaaaaatcctttgcaAGGCACATATCAGTGCTTACATCACAGTACAGAATTTACATCAAGTTGTTCTTTAGGGTAGGTTTCAGAAGAAAATCTCTAAGCCTCTATAGCAGAAAATATGTCTGGCTCATTTGcttaaaaaattccaaaatatGGCATATGGCTGCCTTTGCTCCCACGTCACCTACTTTCTCCTTGGTCCAGGTTTTGCTTTTACCACCTTCTTCTGAGCTTGCTTTGCATTTGCTGCATCAGTAGAATCAGAAGGCAGAGGCATGCTTTTCTGTGTTTCTGCGGCTTCTTGTTTTTGATTAGGAAGAGACGCTGAAGAATTACACCCACTTTCTTTATCATTCTGATCTTCTGGTTTTATAGCACCTTCTATTGTATTAACAGTCCTTTTTTTCCCTGTGGATGGAAAATGTAGGACAGACTAACATAAGGTGTCTTCTAGCTTTCCTTTCTTCTACATCACAAAGCGCCCTAAACTCTTAAAGATTTCTAACCTGTATTTTATCTGTAAAAAAGTtacggggagggaaggggaaacatATTGTATTTCTTCTGTTACACAGCAAAATAAGTAGTCATAAGGACCAAGTTATCTGTTATGCATCATGAGTCTAATTCCTACAAGTTCTAAAGGGTGGAGGAAAGGATCTGAACCCAAGCATTTTGTCTAGTTAAAGATGTTAGCCAGACAAAGAATTTCCGAAGTCTCAACATCGCAGACACTACAAAGGGAGTTCTGTAACAATTGCACAATTGTCCAAGCCAGCAAGTTTGCCATATTGAACTCTAAAACTAGCATGACACCTAGATGAATATTCTGCCAGGAAAGAGTGACTACAGGAGTCTGCTGGGGTACTGTAGTTCCATACTTTGTGGCAGCAGCTATTGGTATCAAGAGGCCAATGCCATCAAAAAACACGCAATAGAAACAGAAGAGGAATCAAAATTGCTGTtcttattatacacattgtaacaaATGTACATGCTGCTGCTGGTACAATCAGTAAATGCAGACTCAGAATGTGGGTGATAGTCTCTAGGATTCCTGGTAGATTCAAGGTAAatggctcaaaaaaaaaaaaaaaaaaaaaacagatacaaCATTCTAGACCTTCACCTGGCCTACACTGACCTCATTATGGCCtagattcagcaaaacatgtgcttaattttaaattagttttaagagccttgctgaatagggatgagattactcacatgcttaaagttgagtACAGACttcagtactttgctgaattggagtctTTATCAGAAACCTCTAGGGGGCCTCATGCAGTCACCACTTACATCAATGCAAGTCTTTCCTCTGATTTCAATAAAGATTGGAacaggaccccccccccaacccccccagtcACTGTCAAATTGAAATCCAAGTACTCTTACCATCTATCCTCAGTGCCCTCACTTTGGATGGGGGAAGGTTCtttatttctgaaacattttctATTGGCCCATCCAAGCCACTTTTACAAAAGGACACGCTTTTATTTTATTGGCTTTTTCTTTGTTGCTGGGTTTGCAGCTAGGTTGATGTGGCTTAAGGCTGAagccatttttttctgtttaatggAAATGTGAacggtttttttttaaaatggc
This genomic stretch from Lepidochelys kempii isolate rLepKem1 chromosome 15, rLepKem1.hap2, whole genome shotgun sequence harbors:
- the KMT5A gene encoding N-lysine methyltransferase KMT5A isoform X1, whose amino-acid sequence is MAQPSKGGRTSGLASNHRPLVLRTGQSATRGRTFKHPYVEAAALTWMAHRGIGEGGTFACPPIKDRGWCDRHVGAPLRQRRAAQCISLEQFGDTENPEGSRGEGRVSCCDSSEPGLAPLSEPWLKVPALTGAGGEGKTMPKPREGKAEAATAPESTERRGPGRPRMNGENVFLGQSKIYTYLSPNKSPGARPPLQEENSVMHHEVKCQGKTLNETCKRGDGKKRTVNTIEGAIKPEDQNDKESGCNSSASLPNQKQEAAETQKSMPLPSDSTDAANAKQAQKKVVKAKPGPRRKAQGKTSQNRKVTDYYPVRRSSRKSKTELQTEEKRRIDELIESGKEEGMKIDFIDGKGRGVIATRHFSRGEFVVEYHGDLIEIMDAKKREAVYAQDPSTGCYMYYFQYLSKMYCVDATKETNRLGRLINHSKCGNCQTKLHDIDGVPHLILIASRDIKVGEELLYDYGDRSKASIEAHPWLKH
- the KMT5A gene encoding N-lysine methyltransferase KMT5A isoform X7 — protein: MAKGTGPDRCWGGGQDHAQAPGRQSGGGDGSGEHREEGARPPQDERGKKRTVNTIEGAIKPEDQNDKESGCNSSASLPNQKQEAAETQKSMPLPSDSTDAANAKQAQKKVVKAKPGPRRKAQGKTSQNRKVTDYYPVRRSSRKSKTELQTEEKRRIDELIESGKEEGMKIDFIDGKGRGVIATRHFSRGEFVVEYHGDLIEIMDAKKREAVYAQDPSTGCYMYYFQYLSKMYCVDATKETNRLGRLINHSKCGNCQTKLHDIDGVPHLILIASRDIKVGEELLYDYGDRSKASIEAHPWLKH
- the KMT5A gene encoding N-lysine methyltransferase KMT5A isoform X5, whose protein sequence is MAKGKTMPKPREGKAEAATAPESTERRGPGRPRMNGENVFLGQSKIYTYLSPNKSPGARPPLQEENSVMHHEVKCQGKTLNETCKRGDGKKRTVNTIEGAIKPEDQNDKESGCNSSASLPNQKQEAAETQKSMPLPSDSTDAANAKQAQKKVVKAKPGPRRKAQGKTSQNRKVTDYYPVRRSSRKSKTELQTEEKRRIDELIESGKEEGMKIDFIDGKGRGVIATRHFSRGEFVVEYHGDLIEIMDAKKREAVYAQDPSTGCYMYYFQYLSKMYCVDATKETNRLGRLINHSKCGNCQTKLHDIDGVPHLILIASRDIKVGEELLYDYGDRSKASIEAHPWLKH
- the KMT5A gene encoding N-lysine methyltransferase KMT5A isoform X2: MAQPSKGGRTSGLASNHRPLVLRTGQSATRGRTFKHPYVEAAALTWMAHRGIGEGGTFACPPIKDRGWCDRHVGAPLRQRRAAQCISLEQFGDTENPEGSRGEGRVSCCDSSEPGLAPLSEPWLKVPALTGAGGEGKTMPKPREGKAEAATAPESTERRGPGRPRMNGENVFLGQSKIYTYLSPNKSPGARPPLQEENSVMHHEVKCQGKTLNETCKRGDGKKRTVNTIEGAIKPEDQNDKESGCNSSASLPNQKQEAAETQKSMPLPSDSTDAANAKQAQKKVVKAKPGPRRKAQGKTSQNRKVTDYYPVRRSSRKSKTELQIDFIDGKGRGVIATRHFSRGEFVVEYHGDLIEIMDAKKREAVYAQDPSTGCYMYYFQYLSKMYCVDATKETNRLGRLINHSKCGNCQTKLHDIDGVPHLILIASRDIKVGEELLYDYGDRSKASIEAHPWLKH